The Patescibacteria group bacterium genome contains a region encoding:
- the murB gene encoding UDP-N-acetylmuramate dehydrogenase, which yields MEIKSLLKEKLGSKLKFKEPMRKHTTIKIGGPAEYFYHTPDSNELIAAVKFAHEKEIPYLVIGEGSNILVSDAGFEGLIIKNETAKLVFGQNSAFAESGILLLNLIRRLAESNLGGLEFLSGIPGTLGGGIYGNAGAYGKCLADVVESVTILDSDGEIKQIDNKDFGFKYRQSILKSRASLSSNNFKRPVILSARIKIKSQSREGVLRVVDNYLRMRSKKIPLESSAGCVFKNIETAHHQVDPSMQMVAIEGKIPAALLIDKAGAKKERCGKLIISPKHTNFIINRGGGKARDFVALVKNVQQKIKEKFNLELEEEIEFLGNMEVKKSGLFSKFIKNRI from the coding sequence ATGGAAATTAAATCATTATTAAAAGAAAAATTAGGTTCAAAATTAAAATTCAAAGAACCAATGCGCAAACATACTACCATCAAAATTGGGGGGCCGGCCGAATATTTTTATCATACCCCGGATTCTAATGAATTAATTGCGGCCGTAAAATTTGCCCACGAAAAAGAAATACCCTATTTGGTGATTGGTGAAGGTAGCAATATTTTGGTTTCTGATGCGGGTTTTGAGGGCTTGATTATTAAAAATGAAACCGCTAAATTGGTTTTTGGCCAGAATTCAGCTTTTGCCGAATCTGGGATTTTACTTTTAAATTTAATTAGACGGTTAGCTGAATCAAACTTGGGTGGTTTAGAATTTTTAAGCGGGATTCCTGGGACTTTAGGCGGAGGAATTTACGGAAACGCTGGTGCATATGGAAAATGTTTAGCTGATGTGGTTGAAAGCGTGACGATTTTAGATTCAGATGGAGAGATTAAACAAATTGACAATAAGGATTTTGGTTTTAAATACCGCCAGTCGATATTAAAATCTCGTGCTAGTTTGAGCTCGAATAATTTCAAAAGACCGGTGATATTATCGGCTCGGATTAAGATAAAATCGCAAAGTCGCGAAGGGGTTTTAAGGGTTGTAGATAATTATTTAAGGATGCGATCAAAAAAAATTCCCTTAGAATCATCAGCCGGTTGTGTATTTAAAAATATCGAAACAGCACATCATCAAGTAGATCCGAGCATGCAAATGGTTGCCATTGAGGGTAAAATTCCCGCCGCACTTTTAATTGATAAAGCCGGAGCAAAAAAAGAGCGTTGTGGAAAATTAATAATTTCACCAAAGCATACTAACTTTATTATTAATCGAGGTGGGGGGAAGGCTCGGGATTTTGTAGCGTTAGTCAAGAACGTACAGCAAAAAATTAAAGAGAAATTTAATCTTGAGCTTGAAGAAGAAATTGAATTTCTAGGCAATATGGAAGTTAAAAAAAGTGGACTATTCTCTAAATTTATCAAAAATAGGATTTAA
- the radA gene encoding DNA repair protein RadA, producing the protein MAKNSLVYVCENCGTEFLKWQGKCSNCGNWNSLVEYKPATIKASGGKAQAATPIEFSEIKIDDAHRFGSGFGEIDRVLGGGIVAGSVILIGGEPGIGKSTLLMQVAGKIDQVLYVSGEESASQLKLRANRLGTKNTGQLLVETDVNVVAATIEKVKPKLVIIDSIQAMFDESYPSTAGSLVQVRETALKLQRLAKSILVPIVLVGHVTKEGTVAGPKTLEHLVDVVLYLEGERYHENRILRTVKNRYGATDEIGIFQIVEKGLVEVKNPSQFFLKERLAVPGSAVTATIEGTRPLLVEIQALTTTTVFGYPRRTASGFDLNRLQLLIAVLIKRAGLQLASQDVYINVIGGVKLREPACDLAVAVAIASAFKNYKIKDNYCLFGELGLSGEIRPALAFEKRAKEAGRLGFNKVAENKIINKVLAEVLEK; encoded by the coding sequence ATGGCAAAAAATAGTTTAGTTTATGTTTGTGAGAATTGCGGTACCGAATTTTTAAAATGGCAAGGCAAGTGCTCGAATTGTGGTAACTGGAATAGCTTGGTTGAATATAAGCCAGCCACCATTAAAGCCTCGGGTGGTAAAGCGCAAGCGGCAACGCCAATTGAATTTTCGGAAATTAAAATTGATGATGCACATCGATTTGGTTCAGGTTTTGGTGAAATCGATCGAGTTTTGGGTGGTGGAATTGTGGCCGGATCCGTCATTTTAATTGGCGGAGAACCAGGCATTGGCAAATCAACCCTGTTAATGCAGGTGGCGGGTAAGATTGATCAGGTTTTGTATGTTTCGGGCGAAGAATCAGCATCACAGTTAAAATTAAGAGCAAATCGACTTGGCACTAAAAACACCGGACAATTATTAGTTGAAACAGATGTGAATGTAGTGGCGGCGACAATCGAAAAAGTTAAACCCAAATTAGTGATTATTGATTCTATCCAAGCTATGTTTGATGAATCATATCCCTCAACTGCTGGATCTTTGGTGCAAGTTAGGGAAACTGCTTTAAAATTACAACGCTTAGCAAAAAGTATTTTAGTGCCAATAGTTTTGGTTGGTCATGTGACGAAAGAGGGAACCGTGGCTGGACCGAAGACTCTGGAGCATTTGGTAGATGTAGTTTTGTATTTGGAAGGCGAGCGATATCATGAAAATCGAATTTTAAGAACGGTGAAAAATCGTTATGGTGCCACCGATGAAATCGGCATTTTCCAAATAGTAGAAAAGGGTTTGGTGGAAGTTAAAAATCCGTCCCAGTTTTTTTTGAAAGAACGATTGGCAGTACCAGGTTCAGCGGTCACCGCGACTATTGAGGGAACGAGACCGTTGTTGGTGGAAATTCAAGCTTTAACCACGACCACGGTTTTTGGCTATCCGCGGCGGACAGCGAGCGGTTTTGATTTAAATCGTTTACAGTTATTGATTGCGGTTTTAATTAAACGAGCGGGTTTGCAATTGGCTAGCCAAGATGTTTATATTAATGTAATTGGTGGGGTAAAATTAAGAGAACCGGCGTGTGATTTGGCGGTCGCGGTGGCGATTGCGTCTGCATTTAAAAATTACAAAATTAAAGACAATTATTGTTTATTTGGTGAATTGGGATTATCTGGTGAAATTAGACCCGCTTTAGCCTTCGAAAAACGCGCCAAAGAAGCCGGTCGT
- a CDS encoding cell division protein FtsQ/DivIB encodes MRRVYHNPKVYTYRPAKTREPVEVSPKIIWFLLLGILIVGLVYFFLFSSYFKIKNIYIEGADLFEPQISEIVHQKITQRDNVFLFPNNETQLEISQKYPIFKKIAIYKGIPDALKIVLERREAKLIVKFNANDYLVDSDGVTFKMEKNPENLPQIEINRDTKLGDKIFTQDFVGFVKDLWTKFPKETGLSIKKVLIPETDFVVEIYPEANWKAIFDSTKSVDKQLSNLKLLLPEIQGQKIEYIDLRLEEKIYYK; translated from the coding sequence ATGAGACGAGTTTATCACAATCCAAAAGTTTATACGTATAGACCAGCGAAAACCCGAGAACCTGTTGAGGTTTCACCAAAAATTATCTGGTTTTTGTTATTGGGGATTCTGATTGTTGGATTAGTATATTTCTTTTTGTTTTCATCTTATTTTAAAATTAAAAATATTTATATCGAAGGGGCGGATCTTTTTGAGCCACAAATTTCGGAAATTGTTCATCAAAAAATAACGCAGCGGGATAATGTTTTTCTTTTTCCAAATAACGAAACACAACTGGAAATTTCCCAAAAATATCCAATTTTTAAAAAAATCGCAATTTATAAAGGAATTCCTGACGCGCTTAAAATTGTCTTGGAAAGAAGGGAAGCTAAATTGATAGTGAAATTTAATGCTAATGATTATCTCGTTGATAGTGACGGGGTGACTTTTAAAATGGAGAAAAATCCTGAAAATTTACCGCAAATCGAGATCAATCGAGATACTAAACTTGGTGATAAAATTTTTACCCAAGATTTTGTGGGTTTTGTGAAGGATTTATGGACCAAATTTCCAAAAGAAACTGGTTTAAGCATTAAAAAAGTTTTAATTCCCGAAACTGATTTTGTGGTAGAAATTTATCCTGAAGCTAACTGGAAAGCAATTTTTGATAGCACTAAAAGTGTTGACAAGCAACTTTCGAATTTGAAATTATTATTACCAGAGATTCAAGGTCAAAAAATAGAATATATTGATTTAAGACTTGAAGAAAAAATTTATTATAAATAA